From Etheostoma cragini isolate CJK2018 chromosome 17, CSU_Ecrag_1.0, whole genome shotgun sequence, one genomic window encodes:
- the zmiz1a gene encoding zinc finger MIZ domain-containing protein 1a isoform X5, with protein MNTLPSMDRHIQQTNDRLQCIKQHLQNPANFHSAATELLDWCGDPRAFQRPFEQSLMGCLTVVSRVAAQQGFDLDLGYRLLAVCAANRDKFTPKSAALLSSWCEELGRLLLLRHQKSRQNEPQGKVPMQPSMNSMKPGLTHSDGSFPYDSVPWQQNSNQPPGSLSVVTTVWGVTNTSQSQVLGNPMVNSNNPMNPGGNSMGSGLSASAAGLNSPQFNAQQQQFPNKGGSNQQYMQQGMYGRPGYPGGPGGYSGSYSGGPNSSQGGMGLNSHSRPPGDFTQPAAAAAAAAVAAAAATATATATATVAALQETQNKDMNQYGQMCSSFQMGPGQAFNSQFMNQPGPRGPPGGMNPASMGSAMNNPNMSGPPMGMNQHRTPGMVPFGAHGQRMPQQGYPGGPRQGMPMQGMKRPYPGEASYGGQQYGPNSQFPPHQGQYPTSNTSRPLPSPNYPGQRMPGQQGQGQYPPGMPMSQYYKQEPFNGQSTNFSGGGYSYGQGNGPSRPVNYPHSPVPGNPTPPMTPGSSIPPYLSPNQDVKPPFPPDMKPNMTALPPPPTNPNEELRLTFPVRDGVVLEPFRLEHNLAVSNHVFHLRPSVHQTLMWRSDLELQFKCYHHEDRQMNTNWPASVQVSVNATPLTIERGDNKTSHKPLHLKHVCQPGRNTIQITVTACCCSHLFVLQLVHRPSVRSVLQGLLKKRLLPAEHCITKVKRNFSSVAASAGSTTLNGEDGVEQTAIKVSLKCPITFRRIQLPARGHDCKHVQCFDLESYLQLNCERGTWRCPVCNKTALLEGLEVDQYMWGILNAIQNSEFEEVTIDPTCSWRPVPIKSELHIKEDPDGPLAKRFKTMSPSQMTMPNVMEMIAQLGPGPGPGPILGPSPYPPHPSQHPGGNGGDYPGAGNSYHSQGNFDFPHGNSSGGGVGGGPPMNDFIHGPQLSHPPDGPGGLLSQDKPLNHGMNDAMSHPDQSHNSMQHSLHASPHSGSQSGPPLHHSGQSGQPLHHSGQSGQPLHHSGQPSQPPRQSHPQPQPQPGQNSHHHSDLNFNPSSDVQMGQGAQDMPEPSLDLLPELANPDELLSYLDPPDLPANSNDDLLSLFENN; from the exons GTGGTGAGTCGCGTTGCTGCTCAGCAGGGGTTTGACTTGGACCTAGGGTACAGGTTGCTGGCTGTGTGTGCTGCCAACAGGGACAAATTCACTCCCAAGTCTGCAG CCCTGCTGTCGTCGTGGTGCGAGGAGCTGGGTCGTCTCCTCCTGCTGCGTCACCAGAAGAGCAGGCAGAACGAACCACAGGGAAAGGTCCCCATGCAGCCCAGCATGAACAGCATGAAGCCCGGCCTCACACACAG TGATGGATCATTTCCCTATGACTCTGTCCCCTGGCAACAAAACTCCAACCAGCCCCCTGGGTCATTGTCTGTGGTTACAACAGTGTGGGGCGTGACCAATACATCACAGAGTCAG GTGCTAGGTAACCCAATGGTGAATAGCAATAACCCCATGAATCCTGGAGGTAACTCTATGGGATCGGGTCTGTCTGCCAGTGCAGCAGGGCTTAACTCACCCCAGTTCAATGCTCAGCAGCAACAGTTTCCAAACAAAGGAGGCTCCAACCAACAGTACATGCAGCAGGGCATGTACGGCAGGCCTGGCTACCCTGGAGGTCCTGGGGGATATAGCGGGAG ttaTTCTGGAGGCCCAAACTCTTCTCAAGGAGGTATGGGATTAAACTCCCACTCACGTCCTCCTGGTGACTTCACTCAGCCAGCCGccgctgctgcagctgctgcagttgctgccgctgctgctacGGCAACGGCCACAGCAACGGCCACGGTGGCAGCTCTGCAGGAAACCCAGAATAAAGATATGAACCAGTATGGACAG ATGTGTTCTTCGTTCCAAATGGGCCCTGGACAGGCCTTCAATAGCCAGTTCATGAACCAGCCAGGCCCACGAGGCCCCCCTGGAGGTATGAATCCAGCCAGCATGGGATCAGCCATGAACAACCCCAATATGAGTGGGCCTCCCATGGGCATGAACCAGCATCGAACCCCAGGCATGGTGCCTTTTGGAGCTCATGGCCAAAGGATGCCTCAGCAAGGGTATCCCGGAGGACCTCGACAGGGCATGCCCATGCAGGGGATGAAGAGGCCATATCCTGGGGAG GCAAGTTACGGGGGTCAACAGTATGGGCCAAACAGTCAGTTCCCACCACATCAGGGGCAGTATCCCACATCAAACACCTCCAGGCCGCTGCCATCCCCTAACTACCCCGGCCAGAGGATGCCAGGGCAGCAGGGCCAAGGACAGTACCCACCTGGCATGCCCATGAGCCAGTACTACAAG CAAGAGCCCTTCAATGGTCAGAGCACCAACTTCTCTGGCGGCGGATACTCCTACGGCCAAGGCAATGGG CCCTCAAGGCCCGTTAACTACCCCCACTCCCCGGTCCCTGGAAACCCCACACCCCCTATGACCCCAGGAAGTAGTATTCCTCCGTACCTGTCGCCAAACCAGGATGTGAAGCCCCCGTTTCCACCCGACATGAAACCAAATATGACAGCACTTCCGCCCCCTCCAA ctAACCCCAATGAGGAGCTGCGGCTGACGTTCCCAGTCAGGGATGGAGTGGTGCTGGAGCCATTCCGCTTGGAGCACAACCTGGCTGTCAGTAACCACGTCTTCCACCTTCGACCCTCCGTCCACCAGACCCTCATGTGGAG GTCTGATCTGGAGCTCCAGTTTAAGTGCTACCACCACGAAGACAGGCAAATGAACACCAACTGGCCCGCCTCCGTCCAGGTCAGCGTCAACGCCACGCCGCTCACCATCGAGAGGGGAGACAACAAAACCTCCCACAAACCCCTGCACCTGAAGCATGTATGCCAACCTGGAAGAAACACCATCCAGATTACAGTCACCGCCTGCTGTTGT TCCCACCTGTTTGTGCTACAGCTGGTCCACAGGCCATCTGTTCGATCCGTCCTACAGGGGCTCCTGAAGAAAAGACTCCTTCCTGCAGAACACTGCATCACCAAGG TTAAGAGGAACTTCAGCAGTGTTGCAGCCTCGGCAGGCAGCACTACTCTTAACGGGGAGGACGGTGTGGAGCAGACGGCCATTAAAGTGTCACTGAAATGTCCCATAACCTTCAGACGCATCCAACTACCTGCACGAGGGCATGACTGCAAACATGTCCAG TGCTTCGATCTAGAGTCCTACTTGCAGCTCAACTGTGAGAGGGGGACATGGAGGTGTCCTGTGTGCAA TAAAACAGCATTATTAGAAGGTCTGGAGGTGGACCAGTACATGTGGGGAATCCTCAATGCCATCCAAAA ttCAGAGTTTGAGGAGGTCACTATAGACCCTACGTGTAGCTGGCGACCTGTTCCCATTAAGTCGGAGCTACACATCAAAGAGGACCCTGATGGACCACTTGCCAAGCGCTTTAAGACCATGAGCCCTAGTCAGATGACCATGCCCAATGTGATGGAGATGATTGCTCAGCTAGGACCTGGCCCTGGACCTGGCCCTATACTTGGTCCCAGCCCTTACCCCCCACACCCTAGTCAACATCCTGGTGGCAACGGGGGAGATTACCCTGGAGCAG GCAACAGTTACCACAGCCAAGGGAACTTTGACTTCCCACACGGGAACTCCTCTGGGGGTGGAGTTGGAGGAGGTCCCCCTATGAATGACTTCATCCATGGTCCCCAGCTCTCCCATCCTCCAGATGGTCCTGGTGGTCTCCTCTCCCAGGACAAGCCCCTTAACCACGGCATGAATGATGCA ATGTCCCATCCCGATCAGTCACATAACTCCATGCAGCACAGCTTGCATGCGTCTCCCCACTCTGGCAGCCAATCAGGGCCACCCTTACATCACAGCGGCCAGTCAGGGCAGCCCTTGCATCACAGTGGCCAGTCAGGGCAGCCCTTGCATCACAGTGGCCAACCATCGCAGCCGCCTCGCCAGTCGCACCCTCAGCCTCAGCCGCAGCCTGGGCAGAACAGTCACCACCACAGCGATCTGAACTTTAACCCCTCCTCAGACGTGCAGATGGGTCAGGGAGCCCAGGATATGCCTGAACCCTCCCTGGAT CTGCTTCCAGAGCTGGCCAACCCAGACGAGTTACTATCATACCTGGACCCTCCAGACCTTCCCGCTAACAGCAACGAtgaccttctctctctcttcgaGAACAACTAG
- the zmiz1a gene encoding zinc finger MIZ domain-containing protein 1a isoform X7 has translation MQPSMNSMKPGLTHSDGSFPYDSVPWQQNSNQPPGSLSVVTTVWGVTNTSQSQVLGNPMVNSNNPMNPGGNSMGSGLSASAAGLNSPQFNAQQQQFPNKGGSNQQYMQQGMYGRPGYPGGPGGYSGSYSGGPNSSQGGMGLNSHSRPPGDFTQPAAAAAAAAVAAAAATATATATATVAALQETQNKDMNQYGQMCSSFQMGPGQAFNSQFMNQPGPRGPPGGMNPASMGSAMNNPNMSGPPMGMNQHRTPGMVPFGAHGQRMPQQGYPGGPRQGMPMQGMKRPYPGEASYGGQQYGPNSQFPPHQGQYPTSNTSRPLPSPNYPGQRMPGQQGQGQYPPGMPMSQYYKVCYDTPFIIYPFSTTTYSYSGSEGGWSPACTGQKQEPFNGQSTNFSGGGYSYGQGNGPSRPVNYPHSPVPGNPTPPMTPGSSIPPYLSPNQDVKPPFPPDMKPNMTALPPPPTNPNEELRLTFPVRDGVVLEPFRLEHNLAVSNHVFHLRPSVHQTLMWRSDLELQFKCYHHEDRQMNTNWPASVQVSVNATPLTIERGDNKTSHKPLHLKHVCQPGRNTIQITVTACCCSHLFVLQLVHRPSVRSVLQGLLKKRLLPAEHCITKVKRNFSSVAASAGSTTLNGEDGVEQTAIKVSLKCPITFRRIQLPARGHDCKHVQCFDLESYLQLNCERGTWRCPVCNKTALLEGLEVDQYMWGILNAIQNSEFEEVTIDPTCSWRPVPIKSELHIKEDPDGPLAKRFKTMSPSQMTMPNVMEMIAQLGPGPGPGPILGPSPYPPHPSQHPGGNGGDYPGAGNSYHSQGNFDFPHGNSSGGGVGGGPPMNDFIHGPQLSHPPDGPGGLLSQDKPLNHGMNDAMSHPDQSHNSMQHSLHASPHSGSQSGPPLHHSGQSGQPLHHSGQSGQPLHHSGQPSQPPRQSHPQPQPQPGQNSHHHSDLNFNPSSDVQMGQGAQDMPEPSLDLLPELANPDELLSYLDPPDLPANSNDDLLSLFENN, from the exons ATGCAGCCCAGCATGAACAGCATGAAGCCCGGCCTCACACACAG TGATGGATCATTTCCCTATGACTCTGTCCCCTGGCAACAAAACTCCAACCAGCCCCCTGGGTCATTGTCTGTGGTTACAACAGTGTGGGGCGTGACCAATACATCACAGAGTCAG GTGCTAGGTAACCCAATGGTGAATAGCAATAACCCCATGAATCCTGGAGGTAACTCTATGGGATCGGGTCTGTCTGCCAGTGCAGCAGGGCTTAACTCACCCCAGTTCAATGCTCAGCAGCAACAGTTTCCAAACAAAGGAGGCTCCAACCAACAGTACATGCAGCAGGGCATGTACGGCAGGCCTGGCTACCCTGGAGGTCCTGGGGGATATAGCGGGAG ttaTTCTGGAGGCCCAAACTCTTCTCAAGGAGGTATGGGATTAAACTCCCACTCACGTCCTCCTGGTGACTTCACTCAGCCAGCCGccgctgctgcagctgctgcagttgctgccgctgctgctacGGCAACGGCCACAGCAACGGCCACGGTGGCAGCTCTGCAGGAAACCCAGAATAAAGATATGAACCAGTATGGACAG ATGTGTTCTTCGTTCCAAATGGGCCCTGGACAGGCCTTCAATAGCCAGTTCATGAACCAGCCAGGCCCACGAGGCCCCCCTGGAGGTATGAATCCAGCCAGCATGGGATCAGCCATGAACAACCCCAATATGAGTGGGCCTCCCATGGGCATGAACCAGCATCGAACCCCAGGCATGGTGCCTTTTGGAGCTCATGGCCAAAGGATGCCTCAGCAAGGGTATCCCGGAGGACCTCGACAGGGCATGCCCATGCAGGGGATGAAGAGGCCATATCCTGGGGAG GCAAGTTACGGGGGTCAACAGTATGGGCCAAACAGTCAGTTCCCACCACATCAGGGGCAGTATCCCACATCAAACACCTCCAGGCCGCTGCCATCCCCTAACTACCCCGGCCAGAGGATGCCAGGGCAGCAGGGCCAAGGACAGTACCCACCTGGCATGCCCATGAGCCAGTACTACAAGGTCTGTTACGACACACCATTCATCATCTATCCATTTTCTACAACAACTTACTCCTACTCAGGGTCAGAAGGGGGCTGGAGcccagcatgcactgggcaAAAG CAAGAGCCCTTCAATGGTCAGAGCACCAACTTCTCTGGCGGCGGATACTCCTACGGCCAAGGCAATGGG CCCTCAAGGCCCGTTAACTACCCCCACTCCCCGGTCCCTGGAAACCCCACACCCCCTATGACCCCAGGAAGTAGTATTCCTCCGTACCTGTCGCCAAACCAGGATGTGAAGCCCCCGTTTCCACCCGACATGAAACCAAATATGACAGCACTTCCGCCCCCTCCAA ctAACCCCAATGAGGAGCTGCGGCTGACGTTCCCAGTCAGGGATGGAGTGGTGCTGGAGCCATTCCGCTTGGAGCACAACCTGGCTGTCAGTAACCACGTCTTCCACCTTCGACCCTCCGTCCACCAGACCCTCATGTGGAG GTCTGATCTGGAGCTCCAGTTTAAGTGCTACCACCACGAAGACAGGCAAATGAACACCAACTGGCCCGCCTCCGTCCAGGTCAGCGTCAACGCCACGCCGCTCACCATCGAGAGGGGAGACAACAAAACCTCCCACAAACCCCTGCACCTGAAGCATGTATGCCAACCTGGAAGAAACACCATCCAGATTACAGTCACCGCCTGCTGTTGT TCCCACCTGTTTGTGCTACAGCTGGTCCACAGGCCATCTGTTCGATCCGTCCTACAGGGGCTCCTGAAGAAAAGACTCCTTCCTGCAGAACACTGCATCACCAAGG TTAAGAGGAACTTCAGCAGTGTTGCAGCCTCGGCAGGCAGCACTACTCTTAACGGGGAGGACGGTGTGGAGCAGACGGCCATTAAAGTGTCACTGAAATGTCCCATAACCTTCAGACGCATCCAACTACCTGCACGAGGGCATGACTGCAAACATGTCCAG TGCTTCGATCTAGAGTCCTACTTGCAGCTCAACTGTGAGAGGGGGACATGGAGGTGTCCTGTGTGCAA TAAAACAGCATTATTAGAAGGTCTGGAGGTGGACCAGTACATGTGGGGAATCCTCAATGCCATCCAAAA ttCAGAGTTTGAGGAGGTCACTATAGACCCTACGTGTAGCTGGCGACCTGTTCCCATTAAGTCGGAGCTACACATCAAAGAGGACCCTGATGGACCACTTGCCAAGCGCTTTAAGACCATGAGCCCTAGTCAGATGACCATGCCCAATGTGATGGAGATGATTGCTCAGCTAGGACCTGGCCCTGGACCTGGCCCTATACTTGGTCCCAGCCCTTACCCCCCACACCCTAGTCAACATCCTGGTGGCAACGGGGGAGATTACCCTGGAGCAG GCAACAGTTACCACAGCCAAGGGAACTTTGACTTCCCACACGGGAACTCCTCTGGGGGTGGAGTTGGAGGAGGTCCCCCTATGAATGACTTCATCCATGGTCCCCAGCTCTCCCATCCTCCAGATGGTCCTGGTGGTCTCCTCTCCCAGGACAAGCCCCTTAACCACGGCATGAATGATGCA ATGTCCCATCCCGATCAGTCACATAACTCCATGCAGCACAGCTTGCATGCGTCTCCCCACTCTGGCAGCCAATCAGGGCCACCCTTACATCACAGCGGCCAGTCAGGGCAGCCCTTGCATCACAGTGGCCAGTCAGGGCAGCCCTTGCATCACAGTGGCCAACCATCGCAGCCGCCTCGCCAGTCGCACCCTCAGCCTCAGCCGCAGCCTGGGCAGAACAGTCACCACCACAGCGATCTGAACTTTAACCCCTCCTCAGACGTGCAGATGGGTCAGGGAGCCCAGGATATGCCTGAACCCTCCCTGGAT CTGCTTCCAGAGCTGGCCAACCCAGACGAGTTACTATCATACCTGGACCCTCCAGACCTTCCCGCTAACAGCAACGAtgaccttctctctctcttcgaGAACAACTAG
- the zmiz1a gene encoding zinc finger MIZ domain-containing protein 1a isoform X3, translating to MNTLPSMDRHIQQTNDRLQCIKQHLQNPANFHSAATELLDWCGDPRAFQRPFEQSLMGCLTVVSRVAAQQGFDLDLGYRLLAVCAANRDKFTPKSAALLSSWCEELGRLLLLRHQKSRQNEPQGKVPMQPSMNSMKPGLTHSDGSFPYDSVPWQQNSNQPPGSLSVVTTVWGVTNTSQSQVLGNPMVNSNNPMNPGGNSMGSGLSASAAGLNSPQFNAQQQQFPNKGGSNQQYMQQGMYGRPGYPGGPGGYSGSYSGGPNSSQGGMGLNSHSRPPGDFTQPAAAAAAAAVAAAAATATATATATVAALQETQNKDMNQYGQMCSSFQMGPGQAFNSQFMNQPGPRGPPGGMNPASMGSAMNNPNMSGPPMGMNQHRTPGMVPFGAHGQRMPQQGYPGGPRQGMPMQGMKRPYPGEASYGGQQYGPNSQFPPHQGQYPTSNTSRPLPSPNYPGQRMPGQQGQGQYPPGMPMSQYYKVCYDTPFIIYPFSTTTYSYSGSEGGWSPACTGQKQEPFNGQSTNFSGGGYSYGQGNGPSRPVNYPHSPVPGNPTPPMTPGSSIPPYLSPNQDVKPPFPPDMKPNMTALPPPPTNPNEELRLTFPVRDGVVLEPFRLEHNLAVSNHVFHLRPSVHQTLMWRSDLELQFKCYHHEDRQMNTNWPASVQVSVNATPLTIERGDNKTSHKPLHLKHVCQPGRNTIQITVTACCCSHLFVLQLVHRPSVRSVLQGLLKKRLLPAEHCITKVKRNFSSVAASAGSTTLNGEDGVEQTAIKVSLKCPITFRRIQLPARGHDCKHVQCFDLESYLQLNCERGTWRCPVCNKTALLEGLEVDQYMWGILNAIQNSEFEEVTIDPTCSWRPVPIKSELHIKEDPDGPLAKRFKTMSPSQMTMPNVMEMIAQLGPGPGPGPILGPSPYPPHPSQHPGGNGGDYPGAGNSYHSQGNFDFPHGNSSGGGVGGGPPMNDFIHGPQLSHPPDGPGGLLSQDKPLNHGMNDAMSHPDQSHNSMQHSLHASPHSGSQSGPPLHHSGQSGQPLHHSGQSGQPLHHSGQPSQPPRQSHPQPQPQPGQNSHHHSDLNFNPSSDVQMGQGAQDMPEPSLDLLPELANPDELLSYLDPPDLPANSNDDLLSLFENN from the exons GTGGTGAGTCGCGTTGCTGCTCAGCAGGGGTTTGACTTGGACCTAGGGTACAGGTTGCTGGCTGTGTGTGCTGCCAACAGGGACAAATTCACTCCCAAGTCTGCAG CCCTGCTGTCGTCGTGGTGCGAGGAGCTGGGTCGTCTCCTCCTGCTGCGTCACCAGAAGAGCAGGCAGAACGAACCACAGGGAAAGGTCCCCATGCAGCCCAGCATGAACAGCATGAAGCCCGGCCTCACACACAG TGATGGATCATTTCCCTATGACTCTGTCCCCTGGCAACAAAACTCCAACCAGCCCCCTGGGTCATTGTCTGTGGTTACAACAGTGTGGGGCGTGACCAATACATCACAGAGTCAG GTGCTAGGTAACCCAATGGTGAATAGCAATAACCCCATGAATCCTGGAGGTAACTCTATGGGATCGGGTCTGTCTGCCAGTGCAGCAGGGCTTAACTCACCCCAGTTCAATGCTCAGCAGCAACAGTTTCCAAACAAAGGAGGCTCCAACCAACAGTACATGCAGCAGGGCATGTACGGCAGGCCTGGCTACCCTGGAGGTCCTGGGGGATATAGCGGGAG ttaTTCTGGAGGCCCAAACTCTTCTCAAGGAGGTATGGGATTAAACTCCCACTCACGTCCTCCTGGTGACTTCACTCAGCCAGCCGccgctgctgcagctgctgcagttgctgccgctgctgctacGGCAACGGCCACAGCAACGGCCACGGTGGCAGCTCTGCAGGAAACCCAGAATAAAGATATGAACCAGTATGGACAG ATGTGTTCTTCGTTCCAAATGGGCCCTGGACAGGCCTTCAATAGCCAGTTCATGAACCAGCCAGGCCCACGAGGCCCCCCTGGAGGTATGAATCCAGCCAGCATGGGATCAGCCATGAACAACCCCAATATGAGTGGGCCTCCCATGGGCATGAACCAGCATCGAACCCCAGGCATGGTGCCTTTTGGAGCTCATGGCCAAAGGATGCCTCAGCAAGGGTATCCCGGAGGACCTCGACAGGGCATGCCCATGCAGGGGATGAAGAGGCCATATCCTGGGGAG GCAAGTTACGGGGGTCAACAGTATGGGCCAAACAGTCAGTTCCCACCACATCAGGGGCAGTATCCCACATCAAACACCTCCAGGCCGCTGCCATCCCCTAACTACCCCGGCCAGAGGATGCCAGGGCAGCAGGGCCAAGGACAGTACCCACCTGGCATGCCCATGAGCCAGTACTACAAGGTCTGTTACGACACACCATTCATCATCTATCCATTTTCTACAACAACTTACTCCTACTCAGGGTCAGAAGGGGGCTGGAGcccagcatgcactgggcaAAAG CAAGAGCCCTTCAATGGTCAGAGCACCAACTTCTCTGGCGGCGGATACTCCTACGGCCAAGGCAATGGG CCCTCAAGGCCCGTTAACTACCCCCACTCCCCGGTCCCTGGAAACCCCACACCCCCTATGACCCCAGGAAGTAGTATTCCTCCGTACCTGTCGCCAAACCAGGATGTGAAGCCCCCGTTTCCACCCGACATGAAACCAAATATGACAGCACTTCCGCCCCCTCCAA ctAACCCCAATGAGGAGCTGCGGCTGACGTTCCCAGTCAGGGATGGAGTGGTGCTGGAGCCATTCCGCTTGGAGCACAACCTGGCTGTCAGTAACCACGTCTTCCACCTTCGACCCTCCGTCCACCAGACCCTCATGTGGAG GTCTGATCTGGAGCTCCAGTTTAAGTGCTACCACCACGAAGACAGGCAAATGAACACCAACTGGCCCGCCTCCGTCCAGGTCAGCGTCAACGCCACGCCGCTCACCATCGAGAGGGGAGACAACAAAACCTCCCACAAACCCCTGCACCTGAAGCATGTATGCCAACCTGGAAGAAACACCATCCAGATTACAGTCACCGCCTGCTGTTGT TCCCACCTGTTTGTGCTACAGCTGGTCCACAGGCCATCTGTTCGATCCGTCCTACAGGGGCTCCTGAAGAAAAGACTCCTTCCTGCAGAACACTGCATCACCAAGG TTAAGAGGAACTTCAGCAGTGTTGCAGCCTCGGCAGGCAGCACTACTCTTAACGGGGAGGACGGTGTGGAGCAGACGGCCATTAAAGTGTCACTGAAATGTCCCATAACCTTCAGACGCATCCAACTACCTGCACGAGGGCATGACTGCAAACATGTCCAG TGCTTCGATCTAGAGTCCTACTTGCAGCTCAACTGTGAGAGGGGGACATGGAGGTGTCCTGTGTGCAA TAAAACAGCATTATTAGAAGGTCTGGAGGTGGACCAGTACATGTGGGGAATCCTCAATGCCATCCAAAA ttCAGAGTTTGAGGAGGTCACTATAGACCCTACGTGTAGCTGGCGACCTGTTCCCATTAAGTCGGAGCTACACATCAAAGAGGACCCTGATGGACCACTTGCCAAGCGCTTTAAGACCATGAGCCCTAGTCAGATGACCATGCCCAATGTGATGGAGATGATTGCTCAGCTAGGACCTGGCCCTGGACCTGGCCCTATACTTGGTCCCAGCCCTTACCCCCCACACCCTAGTCAACATCCTGGTGGCAACGGGGGAGATTACCCTGGAGCAG GCAACAGTTACCACAGCCAAGGGAACTTTGACTTCCCACACGGGAACTCCTCTGGGGGTGGAGTTGGAGGAGGTCCCCCTATGAATGACTTCATCCATGGTCCCCAGCTCTCCCATCCTCCAGATGGTCCTGGTGGTCTCCTCTCCCAGGACAAGCCCCTTAACCACGGCATGAATGATGCA ATGTCCCATCCCGATCAGTCACATAACTCCATGCAGCACAGCTTGCATGCGTCTCCCCACTCTGGCAGCCAATCAGGGCCACCCTTACATCACAGCGGCCAGTCAGGGCAGCCCTTGCATCACAGTGGCCAGTCAGGGCAGCCCTTGCATCACAGTGGCCAACCATCGCAGCCGCCTCGCCAGTCGCACCCTCAGCCTCAGCCGCAGCCTGGGCAGAACAGTCACCACCACAGCGATCTGAACTTTAACCCCTCCTCAGACGTGCAGATGGGTCAGGGAGCCCAGGATATGCCTGAACCCTCCCTGGAT CTGCTTCCAGAGCTGGCCAACCCAGACGAGTTACTATCATACCTGGACCCTCCAGACCTTCCCGCTAACAGCAACGAtgaccttctctctctcttcgaGAACAACTAG